In Legionella spiritensis, the following proteins share a genomic window:
- a CDS encoding cytochrome c oxidase assembly protein: MAVKGHAKLVLILFVVVIGMFAFGFALVPIYNSLCKTFGINGKTNQQAIAYDAKDAIVAKDREVTVEFVATNNGNVPWAFYPKVKKLTVHPGEIAKLAFYAENQSRYRMTVQAIPSVTPGIAAKYLKKTECFCFTQQTLNGHEAMDMPLLFHLDTDLPANIRTITLSYTLFDVTSRIIN; encoded by the coding sequence ATGGCTGTCAAGGGTCATGCAAAACTGGTATTAATTTTGTTTGTGGTCGTTATTGGCATGTTTGCCTTTGGCTTTGCGTTAGTACCTATTTATAACAGCCTGTGCAAGACTTTTGGAATTAACGGCAAAACGAATCAACAGGCGATAGCCTATGATGCGAAAGATGCGATTGTCGCTAAAGACCGGGAAGTGACTGTAGAATTTGTTGCAACTAATAACGGTAACGTCCCCTGGGCATTTTATCCCAAGGTTAAAAAACTGACAGTCCATCCGGGAGAGATTGCAAAGCTGGCGTTTTACGCAGAAAACCAAAGCCGATATCGCATGACGGTTCAGGCGATACCCAGCGTTACGCCAGGGATCGCAGCCAAATATTTAAAAAAGACGGAATGTTTTTGTTTTACGCAGCAGACGCTCAACGGCCATGAGGCGATGGATATGCCGTTGTTGTTTCATCTTGACACGGATCTGCCTGCAAATATCAGAACAATTACCTTGTCATATACGTTATTTGATGTAACAAGTCGTATCATTAATTAA